gaaaAGTAACCATTACATGATCTCTAACACGATGTCATCTTGCAAGATTCAAACTTATTATGGATACAACACACAAGATACTCCTATTACATTGACTTTTTATGGCGTCCTCACTCTCAATCACTTGTTAATCTATTAATTCTTATTTTGATGACAACATAAGCTTTATCATACATTTTATCAAACATCTGAAAATAGAAAACCCTCCAATTTTTCTTGAACAACATGATGATAAACACGCTCCATAATCCAACCAAATATCCGAGTATGATACTCAGATAATATGATGGCATAAAGGATCCGTCTTTGTTGTCTTCTTTTATCACATTGGTACTTTTAAGATCGTAGCAACTCTTGTTGAGGGGAGCTCCACATAGATATACATTGCCAATATAAATGGATGAGTCATTGAGTGTTTGTAGTTGATTTCCCGAAGGAATAACTCCTGATAGATTGTTGTAAGACAAATTCAAGTGATTCAGAGAATACAGGTCTGACAAGCTTTGAGGAATACCTCCGGATAACTTATTAAATGACAGGTCCAGAGTTTCCAATAATTTCATGCCACCAATTGTCGCTGGTATTTGACCGATAAGATTATTTCTTGATAGATTTAAAGTTTGGAGTGCCGAAAGAGACCCAATTTCTAATGGGATTTCTCCGGTCAAATTATTATTTGAAAAGTCTATAATATTGACAAGGTAAACAATGATCGAAAAGATGATACTTTTTCCCTTTATAGTTAAAGTGATGCTATCATCATAAGTGCCATCAAAATACGACAAAGCATAACGCGACAAAGAATAACGCGACAAAGCAGGGCGATCGGCTGCCAATGGTCTATAAACTATATGTTGGTCTAGACTAGTCAATTTTCGTTGCCTATAAGTTTTTGTTGCATTTAAATTACCAAAGGAGCGTGGAATTGGACCTGATAAATTATTATTAGCAAGGTCGATAATATGTAGATGATGAAGTTGTCCAAGCTCTATAGGAATATTACCAAAAAACATATTTGAGCATAGCCGGAGTACCTCTAGTTTTTGAAAGTTTTGTGCAATCCACGTAGGTATGCTACCTGAGAATTTATTATCGCCAAGATCAAGAAAAACTAGTCCACTGCAATGTTTCAATGACAACGGAAGATGCCCATGTAGACTATTATTGTTTAAGTGCAAAGACCGAAGCTGAGTCAACTTTTCAATAGAGCTAGGAATTTCTCCCGAGAGCTTATTATCTGCTAGATTAATGTAGAAAAGGAAGTTTGTCTCTTGCCAACACCAAGGGATTTCACCTGATATTTGGTTGCTCGATAGATCGAGGATACGAAGTTGTGTCAAGTTGCAGATAAATGATGGTATGTTCCCACTGATATGGTTATGTGAGAGATCCAACAGTTCCAATTCTAGTGGGAGAGAGATTGATGACAACGATCCCGAAAAGCAATtattatacatatacaaataacgCAAGTAAGGTGGCAAACGAGGAATAGGGCCTTCAAGCAAATTCATACTTAGTTTCAGAATGGCCAGGTTTGTCATATCCTCCAAGGAAGTTGGCAAAGTACCATTAATCTGATTTTGGGAGAGATTTATAGATGAAGCAGAATTATTCCAAAACCAATCAGGCAAGACGTCCTCGATGCTTGTGTTCGACATACCCAAATCCTCAATGGAGTTTTGTGAACGGAGCCATCTTGGAAATGCAGGCCCCAACTTACAAGACTTCAGTTGAATGGATCGGAGTTGAAAAGGAGGAACCCAATTATAGTCTACTGAGATGACTAGGGAGTTTTCAGATAGATCGAGCTCACTTAGTTTGGTTAAGCGAGCGAAATGGAGTTCAGACACGGTGCCCTCTAGGGAAttactagagagagaaagaaTATTGAGGTTGGAAAGCTTGCCGATCTCAGTAGGTAACGATCCAGAGAGTAAATTATTCGTGAGATTGATAAGTTCTAGACTATTCAAATTTCCAATCTCAGTGGGTACGGGACCTGAAAGTGAATTATCACTAAGATGAAGTTCTCTTAGATCGGCCAAATTTCCAATCCCAGCGGGTATGGCACCATGAAACATAGAAAAACTGAGATCAAGATAAGAGAGTCTGTGGAGTTTCCATAGCCATTTGGGGATGGTGGAGTTGAAGAGGTTGTCACTGATGTCCAGAGTGGCCAGTGCTGTGAGGttgacatgggaaagagaagaggggATGTCGGTGAGGCCACAGTCATGTAAATGTAGCTCCTCTAGTGAGGACAACATGTTCACTGCTTGAAGCCAATCGTGGGAGGCCATGGAAAGGTTCACAAAGCTCATGTCGAGGTATCTCAAGGAAGTGAGACGCGAGAGCCAGTGCAGGCCATCGGTCGACAAGTCATTGTGGCTGAGGTTGAGACGCTCCAAATGAGTTAGCAGGAGCAAGGATGGTCTGATCTCACCTCCGATAGACGTCTCATTGTTTAGATAGTCTGGATTGAGGTTAAGCTCCACGACATGGCCGGTTGTGTCGTCACAGACCACCCCGCTCCATCTGCAGCAGTCTACTCGGCCTCGCCATGATGACAAACGGCTGGAAGGATCCTTGACGATGCCGGTTTTGAAGTCGAGGAGGGCGTCCCTCTCGCCCTCTACGCACCCCTTCGTCGTCGGCGTTGTTGCCGCCGTGAACAAAAGAATGCTCGTAATCCAAAGCCCGAAAGAGTAGTGCCGAGGCACAGGGTGTGTGGTTCTGGTGCAAGAGGCCATGATGCTATTTGGTGAGTGCATAGTGTACTGAGAGATGGTAGGCGGTGGAGGACATGTATATATAGAGTGGGTGGTGTGCGGGCGTGATGGCCCTCCCATCCCCAACCCATCATAGACTCCTGTGAAACGTGAAGATTGATGCGCTGGTAGCGATAGGCAGATAAAAAGACTTGACTTCAGTGGGATTCGACTCCTGCTGGACCTGCAGTGCGTGCACCGTGTAGCTTACTCAAACTTGGTTTCTACCTCGCCTGGGTCCCAACAACGAAAGAGATTGGTACTGGATTTTAAACTTGAAAGATACGGCCATTTAATCGGACTTGTTGGATTGCGTAGAACGTCTCATTCGGCCCGAATGCGATAGTGTGGAAACTAATTCATGCCTCCCTCATTCCACACGGTTTGATTCTGATGTCCGCACATCGGAACGCATCATCTTCTTAGCCAAGATAAAATGTATGGAGGCGATGAATACCATATTCCAGGGGTCGGAATGACGCCACCACATGTCAAACGTCATCACGGAAGACAACGTGGATGAAGACTCCGACCCACCGCAAACGATTCCTCACCCAAGATAACACGGTAACCCATCGCTTTACATGTAGCGTCCTTCCGAAAGAGGGAGACTCAACGATGTTTGTAGCGGAACGCACGCTTCGCTTTCACACGTGTGGAAGTCTTTGTTGGGAACCCAAAGGCACGCAACAAATTGATTCGTTTGACACACAAGTGGTGAAGATGATGAGGATTTCCCACCATTTCTGTGATGAATTTTGTGGGGATTTGTCCCCACAGGAGCGAAAGAAATGGctgcaatttttcttttctttttatctctTTCGTTTTCTACAAAATTGCACTTGTTTTTATTCccttcaaaattaatgatttcGTACTTATTTAAATTTAACTTGATTATGCAATTCTTATTACCTAATCACCAATAAAGATATAGATTTACAACGCAAATGGATGGATCCCAAGTTGATTCCCCTATGCTTTTGTTCCCGAGAGATCATCCTGGCTAACACCCAAATGGACGGATGACATGCACTGAGCTACCTTCGAGATGTGGGTGACTCCGTCAGTTTTTTTGTACGTAAGCGTGCTTGTTTTTGTTAATGATTACTGGAGAAGTTTATATAGTTattgataaaagaaaaaacaatattAAATCTAGTATAATATACATGTGAAATCTGGAGTCACTGGATCTAATGACTGATCGAATTACGCATTCAttaataatttttcaaaaataaattataatataattgtattttatattgaacatataaaatatatgaatagttataaaatatatgaaaaataaataattgtaTGATTTCATTCAATCGTTTGCTTGTTCCAGCATTTATCATCTATATGTGAGAGACCAAACCATTCCTTGGATCCATCCCTACTTGAAATCATCATACGACCATCTAATCAACATACCATTACTGCAGCCAATCATAGAAAAACCAAGATTGGTCGTATAATATTTGTAATATTTCCAAGCATCTAATGAacgaacgaaaaaaaaaaaaaaaaaaaagcttgagaTTGTACGTCACATACATAACCTTCAAAACATGAAGTAGAGATACTTGTACATATTAACCTCATCACAACCTTTAATTCATCGTCAACCTAACCGTAACTTTATGtaagtataaaatttataatatgttatattaaatatagaaatatttttttatgtcaagattaaaattaaataattagatctaattttatgatgtgtaccttttgatgtcatttcACATAATCATTTAGATTGATGGTTAAGGAGAAGCGTTGAAAGAGAgactttaatccatcaactataaTCTATATTCCTCTTGTTTAGTTCTTATAGGTCATGTCCATTTATAAGTAAGAACAGACGGTCTAGAATAAGTAATTAAGATAGTTCCtcatatctcctaaggaatcctattcTAATATACTCGCGAATATATTGTAAtagaatccaattagttatattatatatatcttatccaattataaatgaccacaaaatttaatattctcccacttcacccattaattgataagatataaaaaagatatttaaatcaaaataaataaaataaaacttatttaaaaataattttacctaattggattccaaagaattttgaaaaatattttatacatggccattaattttaaaataaaccaataagtctaatatataataatactatattaagttcaactatcaatgcgagttataacggttgtatttcatcaatgtcatactcctttcTATATATCACAACatcgttagtctttcctaatatagttcataatgaccatataatTTGTCTTATCAAGACAATTATGTttttacattcaactataatatacataaatataaatataaatatgatatcaaaaataaataactttaattaagcaagaaaaatatcaataatagcatccatctaaacatgcatcaccatatcttttatgacttgctcacaagcctcgttctaagaatatattctttaaatattttatattataaaatttttattaatagatcagaaatcatcatagtggtgctcaggttGTCAATTTTTTCTCTAACTATCAAGTACTTTATTTCGATATGCTTAGAACCactatagtacttgtcattcttatagGAAAAAATTACTGtggtattatcacaaaatatcttcaatggcCTGGTAATCGAGTTAACCACACCAAGTCCTAAGATAAAATTTCACagctataaaacttgatttgtgcCCTCAAAGCATACCACAAATTCAACTTTCATTGTTGATGATACAATAAGCGATTACTTTACACTTTTCTTAGAAATTACCCCACCAGCTAACCTGAATACAAATCCTAAAGTGAACTTCCTACTATCGAGGcaatttacaaaatcagcatATGAATATTCTattacttcaagctgatctgatctcctatatgtgagcatataatctttcgtcctcTATAGATATCCATTACTTtcattgcagctttccaatgttcaattcctgggttgctttggtatcttcttAGCATTGTAACTACAAAACTAATATATGATCTTGTAcaatataatagactttcaattGAACACCcataacaaatattttttatttgattcttttctaagtcatttttcggGCATTGGTTTTGACTAAATTTTTTACCTCTAGTAATAGATATATCATTAGCTCATATTAAATCTCTTcaagatacgattaatatatGCTTTCTGAGTCAAtcttaataatccttgagatctattctCGAATATCTCAATGTCAATAATATATgctgtctcattcatatcaaccattttaaagttcttattgagaaatatcttggtttcgtgcaataaaccaagatcactactggcaagtaaaatatatgttgattctcatattttgatgatgaaaccaattaatatgtgtttatgatttgatctacgttttgagtgacgcaggatgcttcgattagggagagacaattaaagtatgaagaatcatgttgggctgatggaacatgtcagaagattgaacgtcgagccgaatgatcggtcgacatattgatagaaggcttcgggccatggtttcgggcatcgagccaagaagagcgaatattacgataaggatatcagagttgcggaggtcaactggtcgattgggcaatggcCCTGCAAGAGAGgaggatgcaccgaagaatcggatgaagcatcaatagactaatgacatgtcgaacgacatgattcatgcttagtaataattgtctagatcaaagtgtgtttttatgtgtgcaggattaactacgatagcaagacataaagcaaaatgaagtcccggagtcaagaatgcgattttgttgggagttcgagagttcgtcggaagtctaaatgttc
This genomic stretch from Musa acuminata AAA Group cultivar baxijiao unplaced genomic scaffold, Cavendish_Baxijiao_AAA HiC_scaffold_254, whole genome shotgun sequence harbors:
- the LOC135657417 gene encoding receptor-like protein 37, whose amino-acid sequence is MASCTRTTHPVPRHYSFGLWITSILLFTAATTPTTKGCVEGERDALLDFKTGIVKDPSSRLSSWRGRVDCCRWSGVVCDDTTGHVVELNLNPDYLNNETSIGGEIRPSLLLLTHLERLNLSHNDLSTDGLHWLSRLTSLRYLDMSFVNLSMASHDWLQAVNMLSSLEELHLHDCGLTDIPSSLSHVNLTALATLDISDNLFNSTIPKWLWKLHRLSYLDLSFSMFHGAIPAGIGNLADLRELHLSDNSLSGPVPTEIGNLNSLELINLTNNLLSGSLPTEIGKLSNLNILSLSSNSLEGTVSELHFARLTKLSELDLSENSLVISVDYNWVPPFQLRSIQLKSCKLGPAFPRWLRSQNSIEDLGMSNTSIEDVLPDWFWNNSASSINLSQNQINGRLTESTLGHFRSSLTRLVHQKVGDEERMEKSLRVRSQQPWKLLRRHAVGDSNRLATGVNFDKDR